In Variovorax paradoxus, a single genomic region encodes these proteins:
- a CDS encoding helix-turn-helix domain-containing protein, with amino-acid sequence MAAEPPEAFRTSIDYAALGDRLRAYRIGASLLAEDVAEQLGISRAVVYRMEKGEIVKIETLERLAALLDTSLASLLGVEVEYYGTALGLFERMRQLEENSDRILAHFEPISLLLTSDDYLPHLREMLMEASPRAPGKGPKASDIDKMLQIMAERKAFFEKRKPQIVSLIGLRELERFVHTGLVGRVDLPEKVRAQRVQAARREVLRIAELMDSEPFHVQIGLIDDAMPASTFQLFSGPRHAVLAVSPFRLGELPNVRNGIATVTASPEAVRMHEDMIARLWKSAYKGRTGAQHLRKLLERIH; translated from the coding sequence ATGGCTGCAGAACCACCCGAGGCATTCAGGACGTCCATCGACTACGCCGCGCTGGGCGACCGCCTGCGGGCCTACCGCATCGGTGCGTCGCTGCTGGCGGAGGACGTGGCCGAGCAGCTGGGCATTTCGCGTGCGGTGGTCTACCGCATGGAGAAAGGCGAGATCGTCAAGATCGAAACGCTGGAGCGGCTCGCCGCGCTGCTCGACACCTCGCTCGCGTCGCTGCTAGGCGTGGAGGTCGAGTACTACGGCACCGCGCTGGGCCTGTTCGAGCGCATGCGCCAGCTGGAGGAAAACTCCGACCGCATCCTCGCGCACTTCGAGCCCATCTCGCTGCTGCTGACCTCCGACGACTACCTGCCGCACCTGCGCGAAATGCTGATGGAGGCCTCTCCGCGCGCGCCCGGCAAGGGCCCGAAGGCTTCCGACATCGACAAGATGCTGCAGATCATGGCGGAGCGAAAGGCCTTCTTCGAAAAGCGCAAGCCGCAGATCGTCAGCCTGATCGGCCTGCGCGAGCTGGAGCGCTTCGTGCACACCGGGCTCGTGGGCCGGGTGGACTTGCCCGAGAAGGTCCGCGCCCAGCGCGTGCAGGCCGCGCGCCGCGAGGTGCTTCGCATCGCCGAGCTGATGGACAGCGAACCTTTCCATGTGCAGATCGGCCTGATCGACGACGCCATGCCGGCTTCGACCTTCCAGCTGTTCTCCGGGCCCCGGCACGCGGTGCTGGCGGTTAGCCCGTTCCGGCTCGGCGAGCTGCCCAACGTGCGCAACGGCATCGCCACCGTGACGGCTTCGCCCGAAGCCGTGCGCATGCACGAGGACATGATCGCCCGGCTCTGGAAGAGCGCCTACAAGGGCCGCACCGGCGCGCAGCATCTGCGCAAGCTGCTGGAGCGCATTCATTGA
- the pyrC gene encoding dihydroorotase — protein sequence MNQMTSASSITIRRPDDWHLHLRDGQMLRTVLGHTTRQFARAIVMPNLKTPVTTVAQARAYRERIMAALPPGAHFTPLMTAYLCDGTPPDELRRGFDEGVFTAVKLYPAGATTHSEFGVTSTARVAKALETMQAIGMPLLVHGESTDPDVDIFDREAAFIDRTLRPLLADFPALKVVMEHITTEEAADFVSSDASGRLGATLTPQHLMFNRNAIFTGGIRPHLYCLPVLKRERHRLALRRVSTSGDARFFLGTDSAPHLRMLKEAGCGCAGIFNAPVALQSYLTVFEEEKALERFEAFASVNGARFYGLPLNEGTVTLHRTPMDVPENVELLDGAAVHPFLGGSTLPWSL from the coding sequence ATGAACCAGATGACTTCCGCCAGCTCGATCACCATCCGCCGTCCCGACGACTGGCATCTTCACCTGCGCGACGGGCAGATGCTGCGCACGGTGCTGGGCCACACCACCCGACAGTTCGCGCGTGCCATCGTCATGCCGAACCTGAAGACGCCGGTCACCACCGTGGCGCAAGCGCGCGCGTATCGCGAACGAATCATGGCCGCGCTGCCGCCTGGCGCGCACTTCACACCGCTCATGACCGCCTACCTCTGCGACGGCACGCCGCCCGACGAACTGCGGCGGGGTTTCGACGAAGGCGTGTTCACCGCGGTCAAGCTGTATCCGGCCGGCGCGACCACGCATTCGGAATTCGGCGTCACCTCCACGGCCAGGGTCGCGAAGGCGCTGGAAACGATGCAGGCCATCGGCATGCCGCTGCTGGTGCATGGCGAGAGCACCGACCCAGACGTCGACATCTTCGACCGCGAGGCCGCTTTCATCGACCGCACGCTGCGTCCGCTGCTGGCGGACTTTCCGGCGCTCAAGGTGGTAATGGAGCACATCACCACCGAAGAGGCTGCGGACTTCGTCTCGTCCGACGCCAGCGGCAGGCTGGGCGCGACGCTCACGCCGCAGCACCTGATGTTCAACCGCAACGCCATCTTTACCGGTGGCATCCGGCCGCACCTGTATTGCCTGCCGGTGCTCAAGCGCGAGCGCCATCGGCTGGCGCTGCGCCGGGTGTCCACTTCGGGGGATGCACGCTTTTTTCTCGGCACCGATTCGGCGCCGCATCTGCGCATGCTGAAGGAGGCAGGCTGCGGTTGCGCCGGCATCTTCAATGCGCCCGTCGCGCTGCAGAGCTATCTCACCGTCTTCGAGGAGGAAAAGGCGCTCGAGCGCTTCGAGGCTTTCGCCAGCGTGAACGGCGCGCGTTTCTATGGCCTGCCGCTCAACGAGGGCACCGTCACCTTGCACAGGACGCCGATGGACGTGCCCGAGAACGTCGAACTGCTCGATGGCGCCGCCGTGCACCCCTTTCTCGGCGGGAGCACCCTGCCCTGGTCGCTATAG
- a CDS encoding hydantoinase/carbamoylase family amidase: MDLLALRPLAEQLFDEVRALSFDGVGVTRESYGRGESATAEYLRDFARAQGLEAEPDRAANLVFRLPGTAPDAPVAWTGSHIDSVPQGGNFDGLAGVVAGLLCLVARKREGHAAALPLEVLAFRGEESAWFGKAYMGSGALFGKIGQADLELRQRDTGETMAECMRKAGADVEAIRSQQPLFAQSRVKAYLELHIEQGPVMIARQLPLAVVSGIRGNVRHNRIVCTGDAQHSGVVPRWLRHDAMFAVADLIMRIDEHWRALLERGTDLVVTTGIVQTNAAEHSISRIPGHVSFSLEARSKSADALEAFYRLMRAECAAIERERGVRFEFDRRLTSDPATMNERIRGVLSRACADLDVPFEVIPSGAGHDASLFANAGIPAGMLFVRNQNGSHNPHEAMDIGDFMLGAQALSDAFLQLDYPS; this comes from the coding sequence ATGGACCTTCTTGCACTGCGCCCGCTCGCCGAGCAACTGTTCGACGAGGTGCGCGCCCTGTCTTTCGACGGCGTGGGCGTCACGCGCGAAAGCTACGGACGCGGCGAATCGGCAACGGCCGAATACCTGCGCGATTTCGCACGCGCCCAGGGGCTGGAAGCCGAGCCGGACCGGGCCGCGAATCTCGTGTTCCGGCTGCCCGGCACGGCGCCGGACGCGCCCGTCGCATGGACCGGATCGCATATCGACTCGGTCCCGCAGGGCGGCAACTTCGACGGACTGGCCGGCGTGGTCGCGGGCCTGCTGTGCCTGGTGGCCCGCAAGCGCGAAGGCCACGCGGCCGCGCTGCCGCTGGAGGTGCTGGCATTTCGCGGCGAGGAAAGCGCATGGTTCGGCAAGGCCTACATGGGCTCGGGCGCGCTGTTCGGAAAGATCGGCCAGGCGGACCTCGAACTCAGGCAGCGCGACACAGGCGAGACCATGGCCGAGTGCATGCGCAAGGCCGGTGCCGACGTGGAAGCCATCCGCTCGCAGCAGCCCCTGTTCGCCCAGTCGCGCGTCAAGGCATACCTGGAACTGCACATCGAACAGGGCCCCGTGATGATCGCGAGGCAATTGCCGCTGGCCGTGGTCTCGGGCATCCGTGGCAACGTGCGGCACAACCGCATCGTCTGCACCGGCGATGCCCAGCACTCGGGCGTGGTGCCGCGATGGCTGCGCCACGATGCGATGTTCGCGGTGGCCGACCTCATCATGCGCATCGACGAGCATTGGCGTGCGTTGCTGGAGCGCGGCACCGACCTGGTGGTGACCACCGGCATCGTGCAGACCAACGCGGCCGAGCATTCGATTTCCCGCATCCCGGGGCATGTGAGCTTCAGCCTCGAAGCCCGAAGCAAGAGCGCCGACGCCCTGGAGGCGTTCTACAGGTTGATGCGCGCCGAGTGCGCCGCCATCGAGCGCGAGCGCGGCGTTCGATTCGAATTCGACCGCCGCCTGACGAGCGACCCGGCCACGATGAACGAACGCATCCGCGGCGTGCTTTCCAGGGCGTGTGCGGATCTCGACGTGCCGTTCGAGGTCATTCCCAGCGGCGCGGGGCACGACGCATCGCTGTTTGCCAACGCCGGCATTCCGGCCGGCATGCTGTTCGTGCGCAACCAGAACGGTTCGCACAATCCGCACGAGGCCATGGACATCGGCGACTTCATGCTGGGCGCCCAGGCACTCAGCGACGCCTTCCTGCAGCTGGATTACCCGTCATGA